The Nitrospira tepida genome includes a window with the following:
- a CDS encoding ABC transporter ATP-binding protein, whose protein sequence is MKYYRRFLPFLKPYLPRMLAAAGLVAVVALINLVLIRLVGRLWDVVTVQRNETEMNHLLALFLLLVLAQGIFSVGHGYLAAWISQHLTADFRRHVFRHLQSLSLGFFAKRRTGELLSRLMNDIGVIQNIATDTPIDLAKQAVTLIGGIAFLLVTNWQLCVLILLLLPALVLVAKFFGRRLKRLSTAIQDRTATLSTIIEEVLSGIRVVKSFVRTSWEEARFAATLNAAVRVALKRAVVMAVFVPTITLLTFAAGAAVLWYGGRQVIQGQVSPGDLFAFVLFAGILIGPFGAAARVFAQIKEAQGAMQRVFEILDTQPEVSDGPDAQDLPPVRGQMRLQHVSFQYDSRQVILHDVSLEANPGEVVALVGPTGAGKTTVINLLHRFYDPSGGAITVDGHDLRHVRLDSWYRQVALVPQETVLFGGTILDNIRYGREDATEADVLAASEAALADEFITRLPDGYQTVVGEKGVNLSGGQRQRIAIARAILKNPRVLLLDEATSALDTESERLVQQALDRLMAGRTTFVVAHRLTTVQKAHRIIVLDKGAVVESGTHAELIERRGLYHYLATLRQTEDELRSA, encoded by the coding sequence ATGAAATACTATCGCCGGTTCCTGCCGTTCCTAAAGCCCTACCTCCCGAGAATGCTCGCGGCCGCGGGCTTAGTCGCCGTCGTCGCCCTGATCAACCTGGTGTTGATTCGGCTGGTGGGGCGCCTGTGGGACGTCGTCACCGTCCAGCGCAACGAGACCGAGATGAATCATCTTCTGGCGCTGTTTCTCCTGCTCGTCCTGGCACAGGGGATCTTTTCGGTCGGACACGGGTATCTGGCGGCGTGGATTTCGCAACATCTGACCGCGGATTTTCGGCGCCATGTCTTCCGTCACCTGCAAAGCCTTTCACTGGGATTTTTCGCTAAACGTCGGACCGGCGAACTGCTATCCCGGCTGATGAACGACATCGGCGTCATCCAGAACATCGCGACCGACACGCCGATCGACCTGGCCAAGCAGGCCGTGACCTTGATCGGGGGTATCGCCTTTCTGCTCGTGACCAATTGGCAATTATGCGTGCTGATTCTCCTGCTGCTGCCCGCGCTGGTGCTGGTGGCCAAATTCTTCGGCCGCCGGCTCAAGCGGCTCTCGACGGCTATTCAAGATCGCACGGCCACGCTCTCGACGATCATCGAAGAAGTGTTATCCGGCATCCGCGTGGTCAAATCGTTCGTCCGGACATCCTGGGAGGAGGCTCGGTTCGCTGCCACCTTGAATGCCGCCGTCCGTGTCGCGCTCAAGCGGGCGGTCGTCATGGCCGTGTTCGTGCCGACGATCACGCTGCTCACCTTTGCAGCCGGCGCCGCCGTGCTCTGGTACGGAGGGCGGCAGGTCATCCAAGGGCAGGTCTCTCCCGGCGACCTCTTCGCGTTCGTCCTGTTTGCGGGCATTCTGATCGGGCCGTTCGGTGCAGCCGCGCGGGTCTTCGCCCAAATCAAAGAGGCGCAGGGCGCCATGCAGCGAGTCTTCGAGATCCTTGACACACAGCCGGAGGTTTCCGATGGCCCTGACGCGCAGGACCTCCCTCCCGTTCGGGGTCAGATGCGGCTTCAGCATGTCTCGTTTCAATACGACTCGCGCCAAGTCATTCTCCATGACGTGAGTTTGGAGGCCAATCCCGGCGAGGTGGTCGCCTTGGTTGGGCCGACGGGGGCGGGCAAGACGACCGTGATCAACCTGCTCCACCGGTTTTATGATCCCTCCGGCGGCGCCATCACCGTCGATGGCCATGACCTCCGGCACGTCCGACTCGACAGTTGGTATCGGCAGGTGGCGCTGGTCCCCCAGGAGACCGTGCTCTTCGGCGGCACGATCCTCGACAACATCCGATACGGACGTGAAGACGCGACCGAAGCGGACGTGCTGGCCGCCAGCGAAGCGGCGTTGGCGGACGAGTTCATCACGCGCTTGCCTGACGGATACCAGACCGTAGTCGGCGAGAAGGGTGTGAACCTGTCGGGGGGACAGCGGCAGCGGATTGCGATTGCGCGGGCCATTCTCAAGAACCCGCGAGTCCTGCTGCTCGACGAGGCGACCTCCGCGCTCGACACCGAATCCGAACGATTGGTTCAGCAGGCGCTCGATCGCCTGATGGCCGGACGGACCACCTTTGTCGTGGCCCATCGGCTCACCACCGTGCAGAAGGCCCACAGGATCATCGTGCTGGACAAGGGCGCCGTCGTCGAGAGCGGCACCCATGCGGAACTGATCGAGCGGCGAGGGCTCTACCACTACCTCGCCACGCTCCGGCAGACCGAGGACGAACTTCGCTCTGCGTGA
- a CDS encoding 4Fe-4S dicluster domain-containing protein — MPEVYNWQLGRKMLYPYEERHPKWQFAFVFNINRCLACQTCSMADKSTWLFSKGQEYMWWNNVETKPYGGYPQFYDVKITQLIEQVNPGGQVWNVRVGRKHHAPYGVFEGMTIFDAGAKVGQAAIGYIPTDQEWRFVNIYEDTATSMRALVEGIDKTGFSRDEPWKMTGSSLPEHETFFFYLQRICNHCTYPGCLAACPRKAIYKRPEDGIVLIDQNRCRGYKKCVEQCPYKKPMYRGTTRVSEKCIACYPRIEGKDPLTGGEPMETRCMAACVGKIRMQSLVRIGEDGLWAEDRWHPLYFAIRVEQVALPLYPQWGTEPNGYYIPPRHSPRGYARQMFGPGVDNAIEKYLVPSRELLAVLQLWRASQQIIFRYDVIPGPKVFETQIHGKRFEMYNDTVLGFNKSGKEVARIQVEEPIYVRPAERVTWL; from the coding sequence ATGCCTGAAGTCTATAACTGGCAACTGGGCCGCAAGATGCTCTATCCCTACGAGGAGCGGCATCCGAAGTGGCAGTTCGCCTTCGTGTTCAACATCAACCGGTGCTTGGCGTGCCAGACCTGTTCGATGGCCGACAAGTCCACCTGGCTCTTCTCGAAGGGCCAGGAGTACATGTGGTGGAACAACGTGGAGACCAAGCCCTACGGCGGGTATCCCCAGTTCTACGACGTGAAGATCACGCAGTTGATCGAGCAAGTGAACCCGGGCGGGCAGGTGTGGAACGTGCGGGTCGGCCGCAAGCACCATGCCCCTTACGGGGTGTTCGAGGGGATGACCATCTTCGACGCCGGGGCCAAGGTCGGCCAGGCGGCGATCGGCTACATCCCCACGGACCAGGAGTGGCGGTTCGTCAACATCTACGAGGACACGGCCACTTCGATGCGCGCCCTCGTGGAAGGCATCGACAAGACCGGCTTCTCCCGGGACGAACCCTGGAAGATGACGGGCAGCAGTCTGCCGGAGCATGAGACGTTCTTCTTCTATCTCCAGCGGATCTGCAACCACTGCACGTACCCGGGCTGCCTCGCGGCCTGTCCCCGGAAGGCCATCTACAAGCGGCCGGAAGACGGCATCGTGCTGATCGACCAGAACCGCTGCCGCGGGTACAAGAAGTGTGTCGAGCAGTGCCCGTACAAGAAGCCGATGTACCGGGGCACGACCCGGGTCTCGGAGAAGTGCATTGCCTGCTATCCGCGGATCGAGGGGAAGGACCCCTTGACGGGCGGCGAGCCGATGGAAACGCGCTGTATGGCGGCCTGCGTCGGGAAGATCCGGATGCAGTCGCTGGTGCGGATCGGCGAGGACGGGCTGTGGGCCGAGGACCGGTGGCACCCGCTGTACTTCGCCATTCGGGTGGAGCAGGTGGCGTTGCCCCTGTACCCGCAGTGGGGGACGGAGCCCAACGGCTACTACATCCCGCCGCGTCATAGCCCGCGGGGCTATGCCCGGCAGATGTTCGGGCCGGGCGTGGACAATGCGATCGAGAAGTACCTGGTGCCGAGCCGGGAGCTGTTGGCGGTGCTGCAACTGTGGCGGGCCAGCCAGCAGATCATCTTCCGGTACGACGTGATTCCGGGCCCGAAGGTGTTTGAGACCCAGATCCACGGGAAGCGGTTCGAGATGTACAACGACACCGTGCTGGGCTTCAACAAGTCGGGGAAGGAAGTGGCGCGGATCCAGGTCGAGGAGCCGATCTACGTCCGACCGGCAGAACGGGTGACCTGGCTGTAA
- a CDS encoding molybdopterin-dependent oxidoreductase, with protein MFLSRRQFLKVTAGTVAAAAIADRALALTALQPVIEVGNPLGDYPDRSWERVYHDQYRYDSSFTWCCSPNDTHACRIRAFVRNGVVMRVEQNYDHQTYEDLYGNRGTFAHNPRMCLKGFTFHRRVYGPYRLKGPLMRKGWKEWMDAGSPELTPETKSKYKFDSRFLDDMMRVSWDTAFSYAAKAMVIIATRYSGEAGARRLREQGYPPEMIEMMKGAGTRCFKHRAGMPVLGIIGKMGNTRMNGGVNALLDTWIRKVGPDQAQGGRYWSNYTWHGDQNPSHPWWCGAQASDIDLSDMRFSKLNTSWGKNFVENKMPEAHWKLESIERGGRIVVITPEYNPTAYRADYWMPLRPQSDGAIFLGAMKILTDENLHDVDFLKSFTDAPLLVRTDTLQFLDPRDVVKDYKFPDFSMSYSGKVQSLKPEQVERLGGMMVWDLSKNQAVPLHREQVGWHYHTSGIDAALTGTYRVKLLSGREVDTIPVWQMYLVHFQDYDLDTVHQICRTPKDLLVRWARDSGTVKPASIHNGEGTNHYFQMTINSRGAAMVLIITGNVGKFGTGQHTWAGNYKAGTWTATPWSGAGLGVHTGEDPFNITTDPNVHGKEIKTRSYYYGEEVGYWNHGDTALIVNTPKYGRKVFTGKTHMPTPSKFRWVTNVNVLNNAKHHYDMVKNVDPNIECLITQDIEMTSDVNHNDIAFACNSWMEFTYPEMTVTVSNPWVQVWKGGIRPLYDTRNDLDTFAGVAAKLSEITGDQRMKDYFAMVYLNRVDVYVQRLLDASSTFYGYSADVLLKSEKGWMVMVRTYPRHPFWEETNESKPMWTRTGRYETYRTEPEAIEYGENFISHREGTEATPYLPNAIFSTNPYLRPDDYGIPITAQHHDDKTVRNVKLPWQEIKRHSNPLWEKGYQFYCVTPKTRHRVHSQWSVNDWVQIYESNFGDPYRMDKRTPGVGEHQLHINPQAAKDRGINDGDYVYVDGNPVDRPYRGWKPSDPYYKVARLMIRAKYNPAYPYHVTMAKHAPYVATAKSVKGHETRPDGRAIALDTGYQSNFRYGAQQSFTRSWLMPMHQTDSLPGKHAVAWKFKWGYQVDHHAINTVPKECLIRITKAEDGGIGARGPWEPVRTGFTPGQENEFMIKWLKGEHIKIKV; from the coding sequence ATGTTTTTATCACGACGACAATTTCTGAAGGTCACGGCGGGGACGGTGGCGGCCGCGGCGATCGCCGATCGCGCGCTGGCGCTGACGGCCCTCCAGCCGGTCATCGAGGTGGGCAACCCCCTCGGCGACTATCCGGACCGCTCGTGGGAGCGCGTCTACCACGATCAGTACCGGTATGACTCCTCCTTCACCTGGTGCTGTTCCCCCAACGACACGCACGCCTGCCGCATCCGCGCCTTCGTCCGCAACGGCGTCGTCATGCGCGTCGAGCAGAACTACGACCACCAGACCTACGAAGACCTCTACGGCAACCGCGGGACCTTCGCCCACAACCCCCGCATGTGCCTGAAGGGCTTCACCTTCCACCGCCGCGTCTACGGCCCCTATCGCTTGAAAGGCCCCCTGATGCGCAAGGGCTGGAAGGAATGGATGGATGCCGGCTCCCCGGAGCTCACCCCGGAGACCAAGAGCAAGTACAAATTCGACAGCCGGTTTCTGGACGACATGATGCGCGTCTCCTGGGACACGGCCTTCAGCTATGCCGCCAAGGCGATGGTCATCATCGCCACGCGCTATAGTGGCGAGGCCGGCGCCCGGCGGTTGCGCGAGCAGGGCTATCCGCCCGAGATGATCGAGATGATGAAGGGCGCGGGGACCCGCTGCTTCAAGCACCGCGCCGGCATGCCGGTCCTCGGCATCATCGGCAAGATGGGCAATACCCGCATGAACGGTGGGGTCAACGCCTTGCTGGACACCTGGATCCGGAAGGTCGGCCCGGATCAAGCTCAGGGCGGGCGGTATTGGTCCAACTATACCTGGCACGGCGACCAAAACCCCTCGCACCCCTGGTGGTGCGGGGCTCAAGCCTCCGACATAGACCTCTCCGACATGCGTTTCTCCAAGCTGAATACAAGCTGGGGGAAGAACTTCGTCGAGAACAAGATGCCGGAAGCGCATTGGAAGTTGGAGTCGATCGAGCGCGGCGGGCGTATCGTGGTCATCACGCCGGAATACAACCCGACGGCCTATCGCGCAGACTACTGGATGCCGTTGAGGCCACAGTCGGACGGGGCGATCTTCCTGGGCGCGATGAAAATCCTTACCGACGAGAACCTGCACGATGTCGACTTCCTGAAAAGCTTTACGGATGCTCCGCTGCTTGTCCGGACCGATACGCTGCAATTCTTGGATCCCCGGGACGTCGTGAAGGATTACAAGTTCCCTGACTTCTCGATGAGTTACTCGGGGAAAGTGCAGTCGCTGAAACCGGAGCAGGTTGAACGGCTCGGGGGCATGATGGTGTGGGACCTGTCCAAAAACCAGGCGGTTCCTCTGCACCGCGAACAGGTCGGATGGCATTATCACACCAGCGGCATCGACGCCGCCTTGACGGGCACCTATCGCGTCAAGCTGCTCAGCGGGCGGGAAGTCGATACCATTCCGGTGTGGCAGATGTATTTGGTGCACTTTCAGGACTATGACCTGGACACGGTGCATCAGATCTGTCGAACGCCAAAGGACCTGTTGGTCCGTTGGGCGCGGGATTCCGGCACGGTCAAGCCCGCCTCAATCCACAATGGCGAGGGCACGAACCATTACTTCCAGATGACGATCAACTCTCGTGGCGCCGCCATGGTGTTGATCATCACCGGCAACGTCGGCAAGTTCGGGACCGGGCAGCATACCTGGGCCGGGAACTACAAGGCCGGCACCTGGACTGCGACCCCCTGGTCCGGCGCCGGGCTCGGTGTGCATACAGGCGAGGACCCGTTCAACATCACGACGGATCCCAACGTGCATGGCAAGGAGATCAAGACCAGGTCGTATTACTACGGCGAGGAAGTCGGCTATTGGAACCACGGTGACACGGCCTTGATCGTGAATACGCCCAAGTATGGGCGCAAGGTGTTCACAGGCAAGACGCACATGCCGACTCCGAGCAAGTTCCGCTGGGTCACCAACGTGAACGTGCTCAACAATGCCAAGCACCACTACGACATGGTCAAGAACGTCGATCCGAACATCGAGTGTCTCATCACGCAAGACATCGAAATGACGTCGGATGTCAACCACAACGACATCGCCTTCGCGTGCAACTCCTGGATGGAATTCACCTATCCGGAGATGACGGTGACGGTGTCGAATCCGTGGGTGCAGGTGTGGAAGGGCGGCATCCGCCCGCTCTACGACACCCGCAACGACCTCGACACGTTCGCGGGCGTCGCCGCGAAATTGTCTGAAATCACGGGCGATCAGCGCATGAAAGACTATTTCGCGATGGTCTACCTGAACCGGGTGGACGTCTACGTGCAGCGCCTGTTGGATGCCTCCTCGACGTTCTACGGCTATTCGGCGGACGTGCTCTTGAAGTCGGAGAAGGGCTGGATGGTCATGGTCCGGACCTATCCGCGGCATCCGTTCTGGGAGGAAACGAATGAGTCCAAGCCGATGTGGACGAGGACGGGGCGGTACGAGACCTATCGGACCGAGCCGGAGGCGATCGAGTACGGCGAAAACTTCATCTCACACCGCGAGGGGACAGAAGCGACGCCGTACCTGCCCAACGCCATCTTTTCCACGAATCCCTACCTCCGTCCCGATGATTACGGCATCCCCATCACGGCGCAGCACCATGACGATAAGACGGTGCGCAACGTGAAGTTGCCGTGGCAAGAAATCAAGCGGCACAGCAATCCGTTATGGGAGAAGGGGTATCAGTTCTATTGCGTCACCCCCAAGACCCGGCACCGGGTGCACAGCCAGTGGTCGGTGAACGACTGGGTGCAGATCTACGAGTCGAACTTCGGCGATCCGTACCGGATGGACAAGCGGACGCCGGGGGTCGGGGAGCACCAGTTGCACATCAACCCGCAGGCAGCCAAGGATCGCGGCATCAACGACGGGGACTATGTCTATGTGGACGGGAACCCGGTGGATCGGCCCTACCGCGGCTGGAAGCCGAGTGACCCCTACTATAAGGTCGCCCGCTTGATGATCCGGGCCAAGTACAACCCGGCGTATCCGTACCACGTGACGATGGCGAAGCACGCCCCGTACGTGGCGACGGCGAAATCGGTCAAAGGGCACGAGACACGGCCGGACGGCCGCGCCATCGCCCTGGACACCGGCTATCAGTCCAACTTCCGCTACGGGGCCCAACAGTCCTTTACGCGGAGCTGGTTGATGCCGATGCACCAGACCGACAGCTTGCCGGGCAAGCACGCGGTGGCCTGGAAGTTCAAGTGGGGCTATCAGGTCGACCACCACGCGATCAACACGGTGCCGAAGGAATGTCTGATCCGCATCACCAAGGCGGAAGACGGCGGCATCGGCGCCCGCGGCCCGTGGGAACCGGTCCGGACCGGCTTTACCCCCGGGCAGGAGAACGAGTTCATGATCAAGTGGCTCAAGGGCGAGCACATTAAGATCAAGGTGTAA
- a CDS encoding sigma-54-dependent transcriptional regulator yields MNQETGDRPSSSVRAAPPFTILVVDDNPGDTELILHALEEADLKAVGGELQIEVRATAEGALKALETQPIDLILTDLVLPGMDGLDLVSRVQEIDRNLPVLLVTRLNAVDQAVEAMKRGAYDYVIKPVNADDLGMRVHRAIRFSEILRHNSAFERRFSREMQIGQLVGVSAAFQAIMNRVKEAAQVRSTVLIQGETGTGKGRIAKAIHEAGRERDKPFQVIDCATFPEGMMESELFGHVRGAFTGAIADKPGLIELAHGGTVFLDEIGELPPALQAKLLRVLEDNEVRPVGGTRIKRVDMRVIAATNQDLAEKVRAGSFRKDLYYRLAVITIDVPPLRSRVEDIPVIARHLLSQYGREMGRGRTSFDLSALAELASYAWPGNVRELRNVIERVLMLAKGEQITGETIRPLLQGSVKDSQTSSYCDLPYGEAKQRVVTEFTTQYLRAKLALSGGVITKAAESSGIPRQHFALLMKRFLGRADT; encoded by the coding sequence ATGAACCAGGAGACGGGCGACCGCCCGAGTTCCTCCGTCCGCGCCGCTCCGCCGTTCACGATCCTGGTGGTCGATGACAATCCAGGCGACACCGAGCTGATCCTCCATGCATTGGAAGAGGCTGATCTGAAGGCGGTCGGCGGCGAGCTCCAGATCGAAGTCCGAGCGACCGCCGAGGGCGCGCTCAAGGCGCTGGAAACCCAACCGATCGACCTGATCTTGACGGACCTCGTCCTACCCGGCATGGATGGGCTTGATTTGGTCAGCCGGGTGCAGGAAATCGACCGCAATCTCCCGGTGCTGCTGGTCACCCGTCTCAACGCCGTGGATCAGGCGGTCGAAGCTATGAAGCGCGGCGCCTATGATTATGTGATCAAGCCGGTGAATGCCGACGATCTGGGCATGCGCGTGCATCGGGCGATTCGCTTTTCCGAAATCTTACGACACAATTCCGCGTTCGAGCGGCGGTTCTCCAGGGAAATGCAGATTGGTCAGTTGGTCGGCGTCAGCGCGGCGTTTCAGGCCATCATGAACCGTGTGAAGGAGGCCGCGCAGGTTCGATCCACGGTGTTGATCCAGGGGGAGACGGGCACCGGAAAGGGCCGGATCGCCAAGGCCATCCATGAGGCCGGGCGCGAACGCGACAAGCCGTTTCAAGTGATCGACTGCGCGACGTTTCCTGAAGGCATGATGGAGAGCGAGCTGTTCGGTCATGTGCGCGGGGCCTTTACAGGCGCCATTGCGGACAAGCCGGGATTGATCGAGTTGGCCCACGGCGGCACGGTGTTTCTTGACGAGATCGGAGAACTGCCGCCGGCCTTGCAGGCCAAGCTCCTGCGAGTGCTCGAAGACAATGAGGTACGGCCGGTCGGCGGGACGAGGATCAAGCGCGTCGATATGCGCGTGATCGCGGCCACGAATCAGGACCTGGCCGAAAAGGTCCGGGCCGGGTCGTTTCGGAAGGATTTGTATTATCGGCTCGCCGTGATCACCATTGACGTTCCGCCGCTCCGGTCGCGCGTAGAGGACATTCCGGTCATCGCGCGGCACCTGCTGTCGCAGTATGGTCGCGAAATGGGGCGGGGACGGACCTCCTTCGATCTGTCGGCGTTGGCGGAGTTGGCGAGCTACGCCTGGCCGGGCAACGTGCGTGAGCTGCGCAATGTCATTGAGCGGGTGCTCATGTTGGCGAAGGGAGAGCAGATTACGGGCGAGACGATTCGGCCGCTGCTGCAGGGCTCCGTGAAGGATTCCCAGACGTCGAGCTATTGCGACCTTCCCTATGGAGAGGCCAAGCAGCGTGTCGTGACCGAATTCACCACGCAATACCTTCGTGCCAAGCTGGCCTTGTCCGGGGGCGTGATTACCAAGGCCGCGGAGAGCAGCGGCATCCCCCGTCAGCATTTCGCCCTGCTCATGAAACGATTTCTGGGACGGGCGGATACCTAG
- a CDS encoding ATP-binding protein: MGTAQQRWWDRLSIQKKVWVVLLLVVVPLVGALATHIVLVNQLLATEKTRHDSVLAREQTQVLRRLTVDIEDAFRGYLLTRNKAFLTPMKDAEQKLDGAVAESIVRLRRVPQVSADLTAVGARLRELLASKHVLLARIERGETAAVLKYVSSGEGLALSDHLRTELRLLEDQLEQHIDELEGEAVKLSTETYWGLVAVLCLGIGLGIAGVRLLTRSLTEPLGSVRVALRQVGKGEHEAGAAALQSVRSGDEIGQLARSCEDMITRIRAHLRELEVIQQIGHEINTIGPDGLEGVLKRITDQAVQLTGVDVCLILSRNDRMGCWIIEAASGEWNDQLRKTVLLWEELPVSVQAYESGSAAIGENLRNDTRPEVMRRNLIGNSMLAIPLRAEGKPFGVLALLRDKPAAVDWNIRLSVSLAEEAAVAISNARLYDAAHEKEQRVSARLRTLEHMAEMLAHDLKGPGERMGELAAVLRRTHHGQLDQQVDKWLRLIEDNSEELSDRIESLLALARVGGRAASVEAVDPNLVLDHILKLRAGELEKHRIRIERHNPFPIIAVHRAYLHQVLDNILSNAIKFVQGVPEPRIVVSSHEQGNLVCFTVADNGPGIPDKLKEKVFEPFVRLHPANVKGSGIGLTIVRRIVDLYGGSIWIEDAPGGGCQVKLTLPLLGAMTASTRPTETEMVRSSSSLGGSV, translated from the coding sequence ATGGGTACTGCCCAGCAGCGGTGGTGGGACCGGCTCAGCATCCAAAAAAAGGTTTGGGTCGTCCTCCTCTTAGTCGTTGTTCCGCTGGTCGGTGCTCTGGCCACTCACATTGTGCTTGTCAACCAACTGCTTGCGACAGAAAAAACCCGTCACGATTCCGTTCTCGCCCGCGAGCAGACCCAAGTCTTGCGGCGACTTACCGTCGACATCGAAGATGCCTTTCGCGGCTATCTTCTCACGCGCAATAAGGCCTTTCTCACGCCCATGAAGGACGCCGAGCAGAAACTCGACGGGGCGGTCGCGGAGTCGATCGTCCGACTTCGCCGTGTGCCCCAGGTCTCGGCGGATCTGACCGCGGTTGGTGCGAGGCTCCGCGAGCTGTTGGCGTCCAAGCACGTCCTCTTGGCCCGCATCGAGCGCGGCGAGACGGCTGCGGTGTTGAAATATGTCAGTTCAGGCGAGGGGTTGGCTTTGTCCGATCACCTACGGACCGAGTTGCGTCTCTTGGAAGATCAGCTTGAACAGCATATTGATGAACTGGAGGGGGAGGCCGTCAAATTGTCGACCGAGACCTATTGGGGGCTCGTCGCGGTGCTGTGTTTGGGAATCGGCTTGGGAATCGCCGGTGTTCGGTTGCTCACGCGCTCCCTGACGGAGCCGCTCGGGTCCGTGCGTGTCGCTCTCCGACAAGTTGGGAAAGGCGAGCATGAGGCGGGAGCCGCCGCGCTGCAATCCGTTCGGTCCGGCGATGAGATCGGCCAATTGGCGAGATCCTGCGAGGATATGATCACCCGGATCCGCGCTCACCTGCGTGAGCTGGAAGTCATTCAGCAGATCGGACATGAGATCAATACGATCGGGCCGGACGGATTGGAGGGCGTTCTCAAGCGCATCACCGATCAGGCCGTGCAACTGACGGGCGTTGATGTGTGCCTGATCCTGTCGCGGAACGACCGTATGGGCTGTTGGATCATCGAGGCGGCATCGGGCGAATGGAACGACCAGTTGCGGAAAACCGTGCTGTTGTGGGAGGAGCTTCCGGTTTCCGTCCAGGCCTACGAATCCGGCAGCGCCGCAATCGGAGAAAATCTCCGGAACGATACCCGTCCCGAGGTCATGCGGCGAAATCTCATCGGGAACAGTATGTTGGCCATCCCGCTTCGCGCCGAGGGAAAGCCGTTCGGGGTGCTGGCTCTGCTGCGGGACAAACCGGCGGCCGTGGACTGGAATATCCGTCTCTCCGTCAGCCTGGCCGAAGAGGCGGCCGTGGCCATTTCCAACGCGCGGCTCTATGACGCCGCTCACGAAAAGGAACAGCGGGTCAGCGCGCGGCTCCGAACGCTGGAACACATGGCCGAGATGCTCGCTCACGATCTGAAAGGTCCCGGAGAGCGGATGGGCGAGTTGGCGGCGGTCCTGCGGCGAACGCATCATGGCCAACTGGATCAGCAGGTGGACAAGTGGCTGCGTTTGATCGAGGACAACAGCGAAGAGCTATCCGATCGCATCGAGAGCCTCCTGGCGCTTGCCCGGGTCGGAGGACGTGCCGCCTCGGTCGAGGCGGTCGATCCGAATCTGGTCCTCGATCACATTCTGAAATTGCGGGCCGGTGAACTGGAAAAGCATCGAATCCGGATTGAGCGGCACAATCCTTTTCCGATCATCGCCGTTCACCGCGCCTACCTGCATCAGGTCCTGGACAACATCCTTTCCAACGCCATCAAATTCGTCCAAGGGGTGCCCGAGCCACGGATTGTCGTCTCAAGCCACGAACAGGGGAACCTGGTCTGTTTCACCGTGGCCGATAACGGGCCGGGCATTCCCGACAAGCTGAAGGAGAAAGTGTTCGAGCCGTTCGTCCGCCTGCACCCGGCCAACGTGAAAGGAAGCGGTATCGGCCTGACGATCGTCCGGCGCATCGTGGATTTGTACGGAGGCTCGATCTGGATCGAGGATGCGCCAGGAGGAGGCTGCCAGGTGAAATTGACCCTTCCACTGCTTGGTGCGATGACCGCCTCGACTCGGCCCACTGAAACCGAGATGGTGAGATCGTCCTCTTCTCTTGGAGGGTCTGTATGA
- a CDS encoding carboxypeptidase-like regulatory domain-containing protein, producing the protein MMKTASTEWPGLLGLVVGGLFLWDASTVQAYEAMTVGDGGRLVGNVVLEGDVPKPKGYNLTTLPDPIYCGRISDGQGWRLLQPFQVGDQGEFREVVVLIDGIEKGKPFTEFKSPKIEAIDCRFLPFVSIVRDRDEVTVVNMDPAMHDIQAYETSHLGPRVLFNVPLPISPRYPREANLSAHFHKHFPGEPMTQQVRMSRGRRVFLMQCGFHAYMESWGLTVENPYYAITDQRGHFEIDQIPPGKHKIAVWHPYIGGMKEFDVTIEPGRTAKLEIKIPAPTGRLYANQMVDNPYMRYNITEDAQSQIVPTLEKQRY; encoded by the coding sequence ATGATGAAAACAGCATCGACGGAGTGGCCAGGACTCCTCGGACTTGTGGTTGGTGGTCTGTTCCTGTGGGATGCCTCGACCGTCCAAGCCTATGAGGCGATGACGGTCGGAGACGGTGGCCGGCTGGTCGGGAATGTGGTGCTGGAGGGTGATGTTCCCAAGCCAAAAGGGTATAACTTGACCACATTGCCCGATCCGATCTACTGCGGACGCATTTCAGACGGTCAGGGATGGAGGCTGCTTCAGCCCTTTCAAGTCGGCGATCAAGGAGAGTTCCGGGAAGTGGTCGTCTTGATCGATGGGATCGAAAAGGGGAAGCCGTTCACCGAGTTCAAATCGCCGAAGATCGAGGCGATCGATTGCCGGTTCCTTCCCTTCGTGAGCATTGTTCGGGATCGTGACGAGGTGACGGTCGTCAACATGGACCCCGCCATGCATGACATTCAAGCGTACGAGACGTCCCACCTGGGGCCTCGTGTGCTGTTCAATGTCCCGCTTCCGATCAGCCCGCGATATCCTCGGGAAGCCAACCTGAGCGCCCACTTCCACAAGCACTTTCCAGGAGAGCCCATGACTCAACAGGTCCGCATGAGCCGAGGACGGCGGGTCTTTCTGATGCAGTGCGGATTTCACGCCTATATGGAGAGCTGGGGGCTGACGGTCGAGAACCCCTACTATGCGATCACTGATCAGAGGGGCCATTTCGAGATCGATCAGATTCCTCCCGGCAAGCACAAGATTGCCGTCTGGCATCCCTACATTGGGGGGATGAAGGAATTTGATGTGACGATTGAGCCTGGCCGGACGGCCAAGCTGGAGATCAAGATTCCTGCGCCGACCGGGCGGCTGTATGCCAATCAAATGGTCGACAACCCGTACATGCGATACAACATTACCGAGGATGCGCAGAGCCAGATCGTGCCGACCCTGGAGAAGCAACGGTACTGA